In Micromonospora ferruginea, the sequence CGCCGCAGCAGGAGCCGGCTGCGGGCACGCAGCCGGGTGACCGCCTCCGGTGACGAGTCCTCGGCGCGGCTGCGGTCGGCGTCCGGGTCGGTGGCCCGACCTCGCCACCTGGCGAGTCCGGCGTCGGCGTCCCGACCGTCGGCGTCCCGACCGGCGGCGTCGCAATCGGAGGCGGCGCGCCCGGCGGCGTCGCTGGTGGCGGCGGCGTGCCGGGCGGCCGGGCCGCGAGGTGGCGGCACCCGCGCGCCGCGGCGGGTCACGACCGCACCAGGCCGACGCCGTCGGGCCGGCGTTCCGGCTCGGCGGAGAGCACCGCCCGGTAGGCCGGCACCTCGGCCAGCATCCGGGAGTGGGTGCCGACCGCGACGATCCGGCCGCCCTCCATCAGCGCCACCCGGTCGGCCAGCGCCACCGTGGAGGGCCGGTGCACCACCAGCAGCGCGGTGGTGTCCCGCAGCACCCGGCGCAGCGCCGCCTCGACCAGCGCCTCGGTGTGCACGTCCAGCGCGGAGAGCGGGTCGTCGAGGACCAGCAGCGCGGGCCGGCCGAGCACGGCCCGGGCCAACGCCAGCCGCTGCCGCTGCCCGCCGGAGAGCGACAGCCCCTGCTCGCCGATCCGGGTGGCCAGACCCCACGGCAGGTCGTACGCGAAGTCGGCCTGCGCCAGCGCCAGCGCGGCCCGGACCTCCTCGTCGCCGGCGTCCGGCCGGCCCAGGGTGAGGTTCTCCCGGACCGACATGGAGAACAGGGTCGGTTCCTCGAAGGCCACCCCGACCAGCCGGCGCAGCGAGCCGAGCCGCAGGTCGCGCAGGTCGTGGCCGTCGAGCGTGATCCGGCCGCCGGTCACCTCGTGCAACCGGGGGACCAGCGAGAGCAGCGTGCTCTTGCCGCACCCGGTGGCGCCGACCAACGCGAGCGTCTCTCCCGGCTCGACGGTGAGATCCAGCTCGTGCAGCACCGGAGCGGGCGCGCCCGGATAGCGGAAGCTCACCCGGTCGAACCGGAGCCGGCCGCTGACCTCGGCGCGCCGCAGCGACCGGGCGTTGGGGGCGTCCACGATGGTCGGCGGGGTGTCGAGCACCTCCTGGATCCGGTCGGCGGCGGTGGCGGCCTCCTGCCCGTTCGCGATGATCCAGCCGAGGGACTGCACCGGCCAGATCAGCATGAGCTGGAGGCTGACGAAGGCGACCAACTGCCCGATGGTGAGCGCGCCGTCGGCCACGGCGGCGGCGCCGGCGACCAGGACCGCGCCGAGCGTCAGGTTGGGCACCAGGTCGAACAGCGCGGACGTGCGGGCGAGCAGCCGCGCCTTGTCGATCCCGGTGTCGTGCAGCCGGCGCGCACCGGTGGCGAACCGGGCGGCCAGCTCCGGGCCTCGCCCGTACGCCCGCATGGTGCGCAGCCCCTGCGCCGTCTCCTCGACCAGCGTGGCGATGTCGCCCTGCTGGTCCTGCATGCGGCGGGAGGCCGCGTGGTAGTGCCGGGCGAACCGGCGGCTGATCAGGAACAGCGGCACCGCGCTGGCCGCGACCAGCAGGCCCAGCCAGGGGTGCAGCCGGATCAGCAGCACCACCACGGCGGCGTAGGTGACCAGGTTGAGCACCAGGAAGAGCAGGCCGAAGGAGAGGAACCGGCGGATCACCGAGAGGTCGCTGGTGACCCGGGAGAGCAGTTGGCCGGACTGCCAGCGGTCGTGGAAGCCGGCCGGCAGCCGTTGCAGGTGCGCGTAGATGTCGGCGCGGATGGCCGCCTCCATGCCGACCGAGGAGGACGACTGCGTCCACCGCCGGATGAAGATCAGCGCCGCCTCGGCGAGCCCGAGCAGCAGCGCGAGCGCGCCGAGGCGGAACAGCCCGGCCTCGTCGTGCCGGGCCACCGGCCCGTCCACCACCCGCTGCACCACCAGCGGGACGGCCAGGCTCGCCGCGGTCGCGGCCAGCGCCGCGACCAGCAGCCAGGCGAACTCCGCCGCATACGGGCGCAGGTAGGGGCGCAGCCGCCAGAGGTTGCGCAGCGGCTGGGACCGGGCGCCGGGATGCGCCGCGGGATTGCCATCGCTGGGCGCGGGCACCAGCCGACGGTAGCGGCCTGGTGTGACGGTGCGGGGTCAGCTAGCCGTCACCCGTCCCTCATGCCCGAGAAGCCACTTCTTCACGTCCAGCCCCCAGCGGTAGCCGCCGAGCGCGCCGTCGGTGCGCAGCACCCGGTGGCAGGGGACGAAGAGCGCGGCGGCGTTGCGCGCGCAGGCCGCCGCGGCGGCACGGACCGCGGCCGGTCGCCCGGCCAGCGCGGCGAAGCCGGTGTAGGTCACCGGGTCGCCCGGCTTGACGTCGCGCAGCACCCGCCAGGCGTGCGCCAGGAAGACGCCGTCGGTGTGCTGCTCCACCTCGACCGCGTCGATCGCGGCCAGGTCGCCGTCGAGGTAGGCCCGGACCGCGGCGGTCACCGGACCGAGGTCGGCCCGCTCGCGCAGGTCGCCGCGCAGGCTGAGGTGCGTCAACGGCACCAGCGTCGCCGGGTCGGCGGTGAAGCCGGCGGCGCGTACCGCCCCGTCGGGACCGGCGAGCACGCTCAGCGGGCCGGCGGGGGTGTCGATGACGGTGCTGTCCACCATGGTCATGTCGCTCTCCAGAGTCGGATCGTCGCGTACGACCGCCAGGGGCGCCAGCGGTCGGCGTAGGCGTGCAGGGTCTTCGGGTCGTCGGGCAGGCCGAGCGCGGCTGCGCCCCGGCGGACGCCCAGGTCGGTGGCGAGGATGACGTCGGGATCGCCGAGCGCGCGCATGGCCAGGTAGCCGGCGGTCCAGGGCCCGACGCCGGG encodes:
- a CDS encoding ABC transporter ATP-binding protein → MPAPSDGNPAAHPGARSQPLRNLWRLRPYLRPYAAEFAWLLVAALAATAASLAVPLVVQRVVDGPVARHDEAGLFRLGALALLLGLAEAALIFIRRWTQSSSSVGMEAAIRADIYAHLQRLPAGFHDRWQSGQLLSRVTSDLSVIRRFLSFGLLFLVLNLVTYAAVVVLLIRLHPWLGLLVAASAVPLFLISRRFARHYHAASRRMQDQQGDIATLVEETAQGLRTMRAYGRGPELAARFATGARRLHDTGIDKARLLARTSALFDLVPNLTLGAVLVAGAAAVADGALTIGQLVAFVSLQLMLIWPVQSLGWIIANGQEAATAADRIQEVLDTPPTIVDAPNARSLRRAEVSGRLRFDRVSFRYPGAPAPVLHELDLTVEPGETLALVGATGCGKSTLLSLVPRLHEVTGGRITLDGHDLRDLRLGSLRRLVGVAFEEPTLFSMSVRENLTLGRPDAGDEEVRAALALAQADFAYDLPWGLATRIGEQGLSLSGGQRQRLALARAVLGRPALLVLDDPLSALDVHTEALVEAALRRVLRDTTALLVVHRPSTVALADRVALMEGGRIVAVGTHSRMLAEVPAYRAVLSAEPERRPDGVGLVRS
- a CDS encoding methylated-DNA--[protein]-cysteine S-methyltransferase; its protein translation is MTMVDSTVIDTPAGPLSVLAGPDGAVRAAGFTADPATLVPLTHLSLRGDLRERADLGPVTAAVRAYLDGDLAAIDAVEVEQHTDGVFLAHAWRVLRDVKPGDPVTYTGFAALAGRPAAVRAAAAACARNAAALFVPCHRVLRTDGALGGYRWGLDVKKWLLGHEGRVTAS